In a single window of the Streptomyces cinnabarinus genome:
- the mltG gene encoding endolytic transglycosylase MltG, with the protein MHMNTPSRSAIRLTRRGRLVLIATGAVVAGTAVAVPLLSLGGEEEKKPTTLVIPEGWRSGQIYEAVDKALELPAGTAKKSLAKANLKLPSDADGNPEGYLFPATYPLEQNGKRATPEALLSFMVDTANKKFNGAPIAAGAQRNAMNVYQAVTIASIIQAEAATKTDMGKVARVVFNRLERGMPLQMDSTINYALNRSTLKTTPADTRIESPYNSYQRMGLPPTPIDNPGEDAVRAAISPAPGDWLYFVTVKPGDTRFTADYAEHQRNVAEFNRNQKSSPRAK; encoded by the coding sequence ATGCACATGAACACTCCGTCACGGAGCGCGATCCGACTGACGCGCCGGGGCCGACTCGTCCTCATCGCGACCGGGGCCGTCGTGGCCGGCACCGCCGTGGCGGTGCCGCTGCTGAGCCTGGGCGGTGAGGAGGAGAAGAAGCCCACCACCCTGGTGATCCCGGAGGGCTGGCGGTCCGGGCAGATCTACGAGGCCGTCGACAAGGCGCTCGAACTGCCCGCAGGCACCGCCAAGAAGTCCCTGGCGAAGGCGAATCTGAAGCTGCCGAGCGACGCCGACGGCAACCCCGAGGGCTACCTCTTCCCGGCGACGTACCCCCTGGAACAGAACGGCAAGAGGGCGACGCCCGAGGCGCTGCTGTCGTTCATGGTCGACACCGCCAACAAGAAGTTCAACGGCGCCCCGATCGCCGCGGGCGCCCAGCGCAACGCGATGAACGTGTACCAGGCGGTCACCATCGCCAGCATCATCCAGGCCGAGGCGGCCACCAAGACCGACATGGGCAAGGTGGCCCGGGTCGTCTTCAACCGCCTGGAGCGCGGCATGCCGTTGCAGATGGACTCCACCATCAACTACGCCCTCAACCGTTCGACGCTGAAGACCACTCCGGCCGACACCCGGATCGAGAGCCCCTACAACTCGTACCAGCGCATGGGCCTGCCCCCGACCCCGATCGACAACCCGGGCGAGGACGCGGTGCGCGCCGCGATCAGCCCCGCCCCGGGTGACTGGCTGTACTTCGTCACCGTCAAGCCGGGCGACACCCGCTTCACCGCCGACTACGCCGAGCACCAGCGCAATGTCGCGGAGTTCAACCGCAACCAGAAGAGCTCGCCGAGGGCGAAGTGA
- a CDS encoding ABC transporter ATP-binding protein — translation MHPDHEPAWTPPADAKQEPRQVRRILRLFRPYRGRLAIVGLLVGAASLVSVATPFLLKAILDVAIPEGRTGLLSLLALGMILSAVLTSVFGVLQTLISTTVGQRVMHDLRTAVYGRLQRMSLAFFTRTRTGEVQSRIANDIGGMQATVTSTATSLVANFTSVVATIVAMLVLDWRLTVVSLLLLPVFVWISRRVGNERKKITTQRQKQMAVMAATVTESLSVSGILLGRTMGRSDSLTKSFATESEGLVDLEVRSNMAGRWRMAVITIVMAAMPAVIYWTAGLALQYGGPEVSIGTIVAFVSLQQGLFRPAVSLLSTGVQIQASLALFQRIFEYLDLPIDITEPERPVHLDKIKGELRFESVEFRYDDQGAPILDGVDITVPAGGSLAVVGPTGAGKSTLGHLVPRLYDVTGGRVTLDGVDVRDLDFDTLARAVGVVSQETYLFHASVADNLRFAKPDATDEELHAAAKAAQIHDHIAALPEGYDTVVGERGYRFSGGEKQRLAIARTILRDPPVLVLDEATSALDTRTEHAVQEAIDALSADRTTLTIAHRLSTIRGADQIVVLDSGRTAERGTHEELLARDGRYAELVRRDARLEPTR, via the coding sequence ATGCATCCCGATCACGAACCCGCCTGGACACCGCCTGCCGACGCCAAGCAAGAGCCCCGGCAGGTGCGCCGCATCCTGCGTCTGTTCCGCCCCTACCGCGGGCGCCTCGCGATCGTCGGCCTCCTGGTCGGCGCCGCGTCCCTGGTCTCCGTGGCGACTCCCTTCCTGCTGAAGGCGATCCTCGACGTCGCCATTCCCGAGGGCCGCACCGGCCTGCTCAGCCTGCTCGCGCTCGGCATGATCCTCAGCGCGGTCCTGACCAGCGTCTTCGGCGTCCTCCAGACCCTGATCTCGACGACCGTCGGCCAGCGCGTCATGCACGACCTGCGCACCGCCGTCTACGGCCGCCTCCAGCGCATGTCGCTCGCCTTCTTCACCCGGACCCGCACCGGCGAGGTGCAGTCCCGCATCGCGAACGACATCGGCGGCATGCAGGCCACCGTCACCTCCACGGCCACCTCCCTGGTCGCCAACTTCACCAGCGTGGTCGCCACGATCGTCGCGATGCTCGTCCTCGACTGGCGGCTGACAGTCGTCTCCCTGCTGCTGCTCCCCGTGTTCGTGTGGATCAGCCGCCGGGTCGGCAACGAGCGCAAGAAGATCACCACCCAGCGCCAGAAGCAGATGGCCGTCATGGCCGCCACGGTCACCGAGTCGCTCTCCGTCAGCGGCATCCTCCTGGGCCGCACGATGGGCCGCTCCGATTCGCTGACGAAGTCCTTCGCCACGGAGTCCGAGGGCCTGGTCGACCTGGAAGTGCGCTCGAACATGGCCGGCCGCTGGCGCATGGCCGTCATCACGATCGTCATGGCCGCGATGCCCGCCGTCATCTACTGGACCGCGGGCCTGGCCCTCCAGTACGGCGGCCCCGAGGTCTCGATCGGCACGATCGTCGCCTTCGTCTCGCTCCAGCAGGGCCTGTTCCGCCCGGCCGTCAGCCTGCTCAGCACCGGCGTCCAGATCCAGGCCTCGCTCGCCCTCTTCCAGCGCATCTTCGAGTACCTCGACCTGCCCATCGACATCACCGAACCCGAACGCCCGGTCCACCTCGACAAGATCAAGGGCGAGCTCCGCTTCGAGAGCGTCGAGTTCCGCTACGACGACCAGGGCGCCCCCATCCTCGACGGCGTCGACATCACGGTCCCCGCGGGCGGCTCTCTCGCGGTCGTCGGCCCGACCGGCGCGGGCAAGTCCACGCTCGGCCACCTGGTGCCGCGGCTGTACGACGTCACCGGCGGCCGGGTCACCCTCGACGGCGTCGATGTGCGCGACCTGGACTTCGACACTCTGGCCCGCGCGGTCGGCGTCGTCTCGCAGGAGACGTACCTCTTCCACGCCTCGGTCGCCGACAACCTGCGCTTCGCCAAGCCCGACGCCACCGACGAGGAGCTGCACGCGGCGGCGAAGGCGGCGCAGATCCACGACCACATCGCCGCCCTGCCCGAGGGCTACGACACGGTCGTCGGTGAGCGCGGCTACCGCTTCTCCGGCGGTGAGAAGCAGCGCCTGGCCATCGCCCGCACGATCCTGCGCGATCCGCCGGTGCTGGTCCTCGACGAGGCGACCAGTGCCCTGGACACCCGTACCGAGCACGCCGTGCAGGAGGCCATCGACGCGCTCTCGGCCGACCGCACCACGCTCACCATCGCGCACCGGCTGTCCACCATCCGGGGCGCCGACCAGATCGTGGTCCTGGACTCCGGGCGGACCGCCGAACGAGGCACGCACGAGGAACTGCTGGCGCGGGACGGGCGCTACGCGGAGCTGGTCCGCCGGGACGCCCGACTGGAGCCGACAAGATGA
- a CDS encoding putative leader peptide, translating to MARTALLTTRGHIDLLRVASAACRRGR from the coding sequence ATGGCGCGTACCGCCCTTCTCACCACGCGCGGTCACATCGACCTGCTGCGGGTGGCCTCCGCCGCGTGTCGTCGCGGCCGCTGA
- a CDS encoding MarR family winged helix-turn-helix transcriptional regulator gives MPHPDPDGALAEQLLRFTRRVHRIQKRHIELSGLGVTPAQSRLLRTLAHYSAPPRMADLAERLEVVPRAVTSLVDGLEASGKVRRVPDPTNRRVIRIELTEDGLKALRALHGARRSAAQEILAPLTAEQREVLGGLLDTLVDGGRGC, from the coding sequence GTGCCCCACCCCGACCCCGACGGCGCGCTCGCCGAGCAGCTGCTGCGGTTCACCCGGCGAGTGCACCGGATCCAGAAGCGGCACATCGAGCTCTCCGGCCTGGGCGTCACCCCGGCCCAGTCCCGGCTGCTGCGCACCCTCGCGCACTACTCCGCACCGCCCCGGATGGCCGACCTCGCCGAGCGCCTGGAAGTGGTCCCGCGCGCCGTCACCTCGCTGGTCGACGGGCTGGAGGCGAGCGGCAAGGTCCGCCGGGTGCCGGATCCCACGAACCGGCGGGTGATCCGCATCGAACTCACCGAGGACGGGCTGAAGGCGCTGCGCGCCCTGCACGGGGCACGACGGTCCGCGGCCCAGGAGATCCTGGCGCCGCTGACGGCCGAACAGCGCGAGGTGCTCGGGGGGTTGCTCGACACGCTGGTGGACGGAGGGCGGGGGTGCTGA
- a CDS encoding VOC family protein, whose protein sequence is MLTVLPIRYVADVEASRTFYAGLGLGVRQDPGAAVWVRLDAPAGALGVHAASVSQGRVPGTTELGFATEEPLEEIARRLERDGYPYELVEENFGRSIRVTDPDGVVVQIQYIDSETVRRSAAAVAEDSA, encoded by the coding sequence ATGTTGACCGTCCTCCCCATCAGATACGTCGCCGACGTCGAGGCGTCCCGCACCTTCTACGCCGGGCTCGGTCTCGGCGTACGGCAGGATCCCGGCGCTGCTGTCTGGGTCCGCCTGGACGCCCCCGCGGGCGCCCTCGGTGTGCATGCCGCCTCCGTCTCGCAGGGCCGTGTCCCCGGCACCACGGAACTGGGCTTCGCCACGGAGGAGCCGTTGGAGGAGATCGCGCGGAGGCTCGAACGCGACGGCTACCCCTACGAACTCGTCGAGGAGAACTTCGGCCGCAGCATCCGGGTCACCGACCCGGACGGGGTCGTCGTGCAGATCCAGTACATCGACTCCGAGACCGTGCGCAGGTCGGCGGCGGCGGTGGCGGAGGACTCCGCCTGA
- a CDS encoding peptide-N4-asparagine amidase, giving the protein MKRRIVMSMFAGATLLASAFLGANPASAQQVDVPAEFGSDWHNPVTAAPPVTVPDTGSCEVTLAEAQFRDFTPYRGTYTPPDGCGDRWSKVVLRLDGKVKGRQYDRLGHVSVGGVEIFRTSTPQPSPDGIEWSVEKDVTRYSDTLRDRGAVEMLIGNVVDDTYTGIIDVKVTLTFYTGRPASTPDQVLPLTDGTLTTPRNSERVVAEVYATGSGGGCEEYWYLTVPDSAPYSCRATDGPNREVRIKVDGQLAGVAAPFPHVWTGGWSNPFLWYVVPGPRAFDVRPIEYDLTPFAGLLNDGRPHDIEVSVAGLPEGRPGWSAPVNILVWQDEGRAHVTGALTAHRDQGLANSSTYTPGSEHRLDTESAHALTVAGYVETSHGRVSTTVRRSLAHTSVHRWTDGETMDALDATWRDDESVTVDGRGPARTTRTQRTYTMDGTTTLGTDDRLRTVLTLGDRASAVTTRDGRRTGWSRLDDTYTGDATWTVNVPRDQRHAVGTSSERYRLYGSDVPGGCHDRSLATAQGVLTEDHQRC; this is encoded by the coding sequence ATGAAGAGACGGATCGTCATGTCCATGTTCGCCGGAGCGACCCTCCTGGCAAGCGCGTTCCTCGGGGCGAACCCCGCGTCCGCCCAACAGGTCGACGTCCCCGCCGAGTTCGGCTCGGACTGGCACAACCCGGTCACCGCCGCGCCACCCGTCACCGTCCCGGACACGGGATCCTGCGAAGTGACGCTCGCCGAGGCACAGTTCCGCGACTTCACGCCCTACCGGGGCACGTACACGCCGCCCGACGGCTGCGGCGACCGCTGGAGCAAGGTGGTCCTGCGCCTCGACGGCAAGGTCAAGGGCCGCCAGTACGACCGCCTCGGCCACGTCAGCGTGGGCGGCGTCGAGATCTTCCGTACGTCCACCCCGCAGCCCTCGCCCGACGGCATCGAATGGTCCGTCGAGAAGGACGTCACGCGCTACAGCGACACCCTCCGAGACCGCGGCGCCGTCGAGATGCTCATCGGGAACGTCGTCGATGACACCTACACCGGCATCATCGACGTAAAGGTGACCCTGACCTTCTACACCGGCAGACCCGCAAGCACCCCCGACCAGGTCCTCCCCCTGACCGACGGCACCCTCACCACCCCGCGCAACAGCGAACGCGTCGTCGCCGAGGTGTACGCCACCGGATCCGGCGGCGGCTGCGAGGAGTACTGGTACCTCACGGTGCCCGACTCCGCGCCGTACTCCTGCAGGGCGACCGACGGCCCCAACCGTGAGGTGCGGATCAAGGTCGACGGCCAACTGGCGGGCGTCGCCGCGCCGTTCCCGCACGTCTGGACGGGGGGCTGGTCCAATCCCTTCCTCTGGTACGTCGTTCCGGGGCCGCGCGCCTTCGACGTCCGGCCGATCGAATACGACCTGACGCCGTTCGCGGGCCTCCTCAACGACGGCCGGCCGCACGACATCGAGGTCTCCGTGGCCGGCCTGCCGGAGGGCCGCCCCGGCTGGAGCGCCCCCGTGAACATCCTCGTCTGGCAGGACGAGGGCCGCGCCCACGTTACCGGCGCGCTCACCGCGCACCGCGACCAGGGACTCGCCAACTCCTCGACGTACACGCCCGGTTCGGAGCACCGGCTGGACACCGAGAGCGCGCACGCGCTGACCGTGGCCGGATACGTCGAAACCTCGCACGGCCGGGTGAGCACCACCGTCCGCCGCTCGCTGGCGCACACCTCCGTCCATCGCTGGACCGACGGCGAGACCATGGACGCACTCGACGCCACCTGGCGCGACGACGAGTCGGTCACGGTTGACGGACGCGGACCGGCCAGAACGACGCGCACCCAACGCACGTACACCATGGACGGCACCACCACGCTCGGCACGGACGACCGGCTGCGCACGGTGCTCACCCTCGGCGACCGCGCCTCGGCGGTGACGACACGCGACGGCCGGCGCACCGGCTGGTCCAGGCTCGACGACACCTATACCGGCGACGCCACCTGGACCGTCAACGTGCCCCGGGACCAGCGGCACGCGGTCGGCACGTCGAGCGAGCGCTACCGGCTGTACGGCTCGGACGTCCCCGGCGGCTGCCACGACCGCTCACTGGCCACCGCCCAGGGCGTGCTGACGGAGGATCACCAGCGTTGCTGA
- a CDS encoding NAD(P)-binding domain-containing protein, whose amino-acid sequence MNNTEAVVIGAGQAGLAGAYHLRRSGFEPGRDFVVLDHSPGPGGAWQFRWPSLTYGKVHGMHALPGMELTGADPARPSAEVIAEYFENYERAFDLRVLRPVDVRAVREGDGGRLLVETTAGDWSTRALINATGTWDRPFWPRYPGQESFRGRQLHTAQYPGPEEFAGLRVIVVGGGASGTQHLLEIAPYAAATTWVTRRPPVFREGPFDENAGRAAVALVEERVRQGLPPRSVVSVTGLPLNDAIRQGLADGVLDRQSMFDRITPDGVEWDDGRRVDADVILWATGFRAAIDHLTPLRLREPGGGIRIDGTRAVADPRIHLVGYGPSASTIGANRAGRAAVRDIRRLLAEERSAAA is encoded by the coding sequence GTGAACAATACCGAGGCAGTCGTCATAGGCGCCGGGCAGGCAGGGCTGGCCGGCGCCTATCACCTGCGGCGCAGCGGATTCGAGCCGGGCCGTGACTTCGTCGTCCTGGACCACTCCCCCGGCCCGGGCGGTGCCTGGCAGTTCCGGTGGCCCTCGCTGACGTACGGCAAGGTGCACGGGATGCACGCGCTGCCCGGGATGGAGCTGACCGGGGCCGATCCGGCGCGGCCGTCCGCCGAGGTGATCGCCGAGTACTTCGAGAATTACGAGCGCGCCTTCGATCTGCGGGTGCTGCGGCCGGTGGACGTGCGGGCCGTGCGCGAGGGGGACGGCGGGCGGCTGCTCGTCGAGACCACGGCCGGGGACTGGTCGACCCGGGCGCTGATCAATGCCACCGGCACCTGGGACCGGCCGTTCTGGCCCCGGTACCCAGGCCAGGAGAGCTTCCGCGGGCGGCAGTTGCACACCGCGCAGTACCCGGGGCCCGAGGAGTTCGCGGGGCTGCGGGTGATCGTGGTGGGCGGGGGTGCGTCGGGTACGCAGCATCTGCTGGAGATCGCTCCGTACGCGGCCGCCACCACCTGGGTCACGCGGCGGCCGCCCGTGTTCCGCGAGGGTCCGTTCGACGAGAACGCGGGGCGGGCGGCGGTGGCGCTGGTCGAGGAGCGGGTGCGGCAGGGGCTGCCGCCGAGGAGTGTGGTCTCGGTGACCGGGCTGCCGCTCAACGACGCGATCCGGCAGGGGCTCGCGGACGGGGTGCTGGACCGACAGTCCATGTTCGACCGCATCACTCCGGACGGCGTCGAGTGGGACGACGGCCGCCGCGTGGACGCCGACGTCATCCTGTGGGCGACCGGGTTCCGGGCCGCCATCGACCATCTGACCCCGCTCAGACTGCGCGAGCCGGGCGGCGGCATCCGGATCGACGGGACCCGGGCGGTCGCCGACCCCCGCATCCACCTCGTCGGCTACGGCCCCTCGGCGAGCACCATCGGCGCCAACCGGGCGGGCCGCGCGGCCGTACGGGACATCAGGCGACTGCTGGCCGAGGAGCGGTCGGCGGCCGCCTGA
- a CDS encoding ATP-binding cassette domain-containing protein yields MATDLHRPVHPRTHRTVRAPHSVHVDGLVRSFDGRRVIDRLRLDIEHGEFVALLGRAGCGKSALLRILAGLDRDIEGTVLVPRRRAVTSPSPRPTPWTRVWRDVLLGLPGEPDRALAERVLDEAGLGHRTTARSRTLSDGEVQRAFLARALARDPDLLLLDDPFAALDAPTRIAARQVVGEVWRRRGCAVLLVTDDVEEAVSLADRVLVMEGGVIAHEQRIGLDRPRDLTEPRFAGLRAGLLRRLDGDLAAAREDLRPR; encoded by the coding sequence ATGGCGACCGACCTTCACCGGCCGGTGCACCCCAGGACCCACCGGACCGTCAGGGCCCCGCACTCCGTTCATGTCGACGGCCTCGTCCGCTCCTTCGACGGCCGACGAGTCATCGACCGGCTCCGACTCGACATCGAACACGGGGAGTTCGTCGCTCTGCTCGGTCGCGCCGGTTGCGGCAAGTCCGCCCTGCTGCGCATCCTCGCCGGACTCGACCGCGACATCGAGGGCACCGTCCTCGTGCCGCGCCGCAGGGCCGTCACCTCCCCATCCCCCCGTCCCACGCCATGGACGCGGGTCTGGCGCGACGTCCTCCTCGGCCTGCCCGGCGAACCCGACCGCGCCCTCGCCGAGCGCGTCCTCGACGAGGCCGGTCTCGGGCACCGTACGACCGCCCGCTCCAGGACCCTCTCCGACGGCGAGGTGCAACGCGCCTTCCTGGCAAGGGCGTTGGCGCGCGACCCCGATCTGCTGCTGCTCGACGACCCGTTCGCGGCACTGGACGCGCCGACCAGGATCGCGGCCCGGCAAGTGGTCGGGGAGGTGTGGCGGCGGCGTGGGTGCGCGGTGCTGCTCGTCACGGACGACGTCGAGGAGGCCGTGTCGCTGGCCGACCGTGTGCTCGTGATGGAGGGCGGTGTCATCGCCCATGAGCAGCGGATCGGGCTCGACCGGCCGCGCGACCTCACCGAACCCCGGTTCGCCGGGCTGCGGGCCGGGCTCCTCCGGCGCCTCGACGGAGACCTGGCGGCGGCCCGGGAAGATCTCCGGCCCCGGTGA
- a CDS encoding secondary thiamine-phosphate synthase enzyme YjbQ, whose product MSDTFTTRVLNVASGSSETVVDLTLDCEAFLREAAQGRDGLLNIFVPHATAGIAVIETGAGSDDDLLTALHTLLPADDRWQHRHGSPGHGRDHVLPAIVPPHATLPVVNGRLELGTWQSVCLVDTNKDNPNRQVRLSFLG is encoded by the coding sequence ATGTCAGACACCTTCACCACCCGAGTCCTGAACGTGGCGTCCGGCTCCTCGGAGACGGTCGTCGACCTGACCCTCGACTGCGAGGCCTTCCTGAGGGAGGCGGCCCAGGGCCGGGACGGTCTGCTGAACATCTTCGTCCCCCACGCCACGGCAGGCATCGCCGTCATCGAAACCGGCGCCGGCAGCGACGACGACCTCCTGACCGCCCTGCACACCCTCCTGCCCGCCGACGACCGCTGGCAGCACCGCCACGGCAGCCCCGGCCACGGCCGCGACCACGTACTCCCCGCGATCGTTCCCCCGCACGCCACGCTCCCCGTCGTCAACGGCCGCCTGGAACTGGGCACCTGGCAGTCCGTCTGCCTCGTCGACACCAACAAGGACAACCCGAACCGGCAGGTGCGGCTGAGCTTCCTGGGCTGA
- a CDS encoding DoxX family membrane protein, giving the protein MEPLATLVAVTGLLLLAGALGAVRLRRPTTALRGGLAAMFTVTGGAHFIGMREEIVDMVPSALPAPGLLVTLTGIAEIACALGLLWSRSTRVAAAVLSAMLVVMFPANVYAADGDVPWWDQLGPRTAMQAVFLAATVTVLVRHGRAVAEPSLR; this is encoded by the coding sequence ATGGAACCGCTCGCCACGCTCGTCGCCGTCACCGGCCTGCTGCTGCTCGCCGGGGCGCTCGGGGCCGTACGGCTCCGTCGGCCGACCACCGCGCTGCGGGGCGGCCTGGCGGCCATGTTCACCGTCACCGGGGGCGCGCACTTCATCGGGATGCGGGAGGAGATCGTCGACATGGTGCCGTCGGCCCTGCCGGCCCCGGGTCTGCTCGTCACGCTGACCGGCATCGCCGAAATCGCCTGCGCGCTCGGGCTGTTGTGGTCGCGGAGCACTCGGGTCGCGGCGGCCGTGCTCAGCGCGATGCTGGTCGTGATGTTCCCCGCCAATGTGTACGCCGCCGACGGTGACGTGCCCTGGTGGGACCAGCTCGGTCCTCGGACGGCCATGCAGGCCGTCTTCCTCGCGGCCACGGTCACGGTGCTGGTCCGCCATGGACGGGCGGTCGCGGAGCCCTCCTTGCGGTAG
- a CDS encoding cupin domain-containing protein, with amino-acid sequence MSYPEDLTYPEPRYHGDKGEVNAVFRPADTPPDLSSPGGSTSYLATNDSTGGEFGLYKVELAARAAGAKVHFHKAMSESFYILSGELELYNGEKWVKGRTGDFLYVPVGGLHGFRNATDEPMSMLMLFSPGAPREEYFERVAEMSQRGSEELKRFRVRHDSYFVEDFDNGAEQAG; translated from the coding sequence ATGTCGTATCCCGAGGACCTGACCTACCCGGAACCCCGCTACCACGGTGACAAGGGAGAGGTGAACGCGGTCTTCCGCCCCGCGGACACCCCACCGGACCTCTCCTCGCCCGGCGGCTCGACCAGCTACCTCGCCACCAACGACTCCACGGGCGGCGAATTCGGCCTGTACAAGGTGGAGTTGGCCGCCCGCGCTGCCGGAGCGAAGGTCCACTTCCACAAGGCCATGTCGGAGTCCTTCTACATCCTCTCCGGTGAACTGGAGCTCTACAACGGCGAGAAGTGGGTCAAGGGCCGTACCGGCGATTTCCTCTACGTCCCGGTCGGCGGCCTGCACGGCTTCCGCAACGCCACGGACGAACCGATGTCCATGCTCATGCTCTTCTCCCCGGGCGCCCCTCGCGAGGAGTACTTCGAACGCGTCGCGGAAATGTCCCAGCGCGGCAGCGAGGAGCTGAAGCGGTTCAGGGTGCGCCATGACAGCTACTTCGTGGAGGACTTCGACAACGGGGCGGAGCAGGCGGGGTAG
- a CDS encoding Lrp/AsnC family transcriptional regulator, giving the protein MTQSVTLDALDRRLIHALQIDGRASFSRIAAVLGAPERMVARRYHRLRSALVVRVVGLVDSRRIGMLDWFVRIDCAPDTAEALTAALAQRDDTSWIAPVVGGTRLTCMVRTPIESAEAGRPLFDHLLRTPGIRDVEACCVLRPVAGVGGWAGRTNALDASEQAALLDSAPESPDGPEDLAEASGWGEGEARLAGELALDGRADVAHLAAATAWSASTVRRRVAGLRAAGVLHFEVDVSPAHFGFPLEALLWLEVAPAALGEVAEALSRHPAVAFAAVTTGRTSVFAMIQCPDTGALYDYLADDLAALPGIARLETALVQRRAKRAGPLLLPTAAERAHATRRPVR; this is encoded by the coding sequence GTGACGCAATCCGTCACGCTCGACGCGCTGGACCGCCGTCTGATCCATGCGCTCCAGATCGACGGGCGGGCCTCTTTCAGTCGTATCGCCGCCGTGCTGGGGGCGCCCGAGCGCATGGTCGCGCGTCGCTATCACCGGCTGCGATCGGCGCTGGTGGTCCGGGTCGTCGGGCTCGTCGACAGTCGGCGGATCGGCATGCTCGACTGGTTCGTCCGCATCGACTGCGCGCCGGACACCGCCGAGGCGCTGACCGCCGCCCTGGCGCAGCGCGACGACACCTCGTGGATCGCCCCGGTCGTCGGTGGGACCCGGCTGACCTGCATGGTTCGCACTCCGATCGAGAGCGCGGAGGCAGGGCGTCCGCTGTTCGACCACCTCCTCCGGACCCCGGGGATCCGTGATGTAGAGGCGTGTTGTGTGCTGCGTCCGGTCGCCGGGGTCGGTGGCTGGGCGGGCCGGACGAACGCGTTGGACGCGTCCGAGCAGGCGGCCCTCCTCGACTCCGCTCCGGAGTCACCGGACGGCCCGGAGGACCTCGCCGAGGCGTCCGGCTGGGGCGAGGGGGAGGCTCGGCTGGCGGGCGAACTGGCCCTGGACGGACGGGCGGACGTGGCACATCTGGCCGCCGCCACCGCGTGGTCGGCCTCGACCGTGCGGCGCCGCGTCGCCGGACTGCGGGCCGCCGGGGTGCTGCACTTCGAGGTGGACGTGAGCCCGGCCCACTTCGGCTTCCCGCTGGAGGCGCTGTTGTGGCTGGAGGTGGCACCGGCCGCGCTGGGCGAGGTGGCCGAGGCGCTGTCACGGCACCCGGCGGTCGCCTTCGCCGCCGTCACCACGGGCCGCACCTCGGTCTTCGCCATGATCCAGTGCCCTGACACCGGCGCCCTGTACGACTACCTCGCCGACGACCTGGCCGCCCTCCCGGGGATCGCCCGTCTGGAAACCGCCCTCGTGCAACGCCGCGCCAAGCGGGCGGGCCCCCTGTTGCTGCCGACGGCGGCGGAGCGCGCTCATGCGACGCGGAGGCCGGTCAGGTAA